The following proteins are encoded in a genomic region of Gossypium hirsutum isolate 1008001.06 chromosome D05, Gossypium_hirsutum_v2.1, whole genome shotgun sequence:
- the LOC107902850 gene encoding uncharacterized protein At1g15400, giving the protein MDGLQRSTTSFRRQGSSGLVWDDKYLSGDLNQMRANGNHQENKENRGSSHGMMRRSRSDGGSGSMYHTTKAASPNVDPPSPKVSGCGFCGVFGKPEAAKKRRSNKRKS; this is encoded by the coding sequence atggatggTTTGCAGAGGTCTACGACGTCGTTTAGGAGACAAGGGTCGTCAGGGTTGGTATGGGATGATAAGTATTTATCGGGAGATTTGAACCAAATGAGGGCTAATGGCAAccatcaagaaaataaagaaaaccgaGGGTCGTCCCACGGTATGATGAGACGAAGCCGATCCGACGGAGGTAGCGGAAGTATGTACCACACGACGAAAGCAGCATCGCCTAACGTGGACCCTCCTTCTCCGAAGGTATCCGGGTGTGGTTTCTGTGGTGTTTTTGGCAAACCGGAGGCCGCCAAGAAAAGAAGATCAAACAAACGTAAGTCATGA
- the LOC107903303 gene encoding uncharacterized protein, whose amino-acid sequence MASKEKKHKKLGDFLSTFYRSNAKSQKPKSEPAVLVNNNKPVSQSLLLNKLENGHAIEKAGRRGIEKEGTEGEEGGGGKVVVVEGRKSVSHIETNLSSVISFLQVKVLVADMPGFMQVHAFRCARRTYDSLEKFSSRHVAYNIKKEFDKVYGPAWHCIVGSNFGSFVTHSTGCFLYFSMEKLYILIFKTKVRRVEN is encoded by the exons ATGGCTTCCAAAGAGAAAAAGCATAAGAAATTAGGAGATTTCTTGAGCACTTTTTATAGGTCCAATGCTAAAAGTCAGAAGCCGAAATCAGAGCCTGCTGTACTGGTAAATAACAACAAGCCGGTTTCACAGAGTTTATTGTTGAATAAACTGGAAAATGGTCATGCTATAGAGAAAGCTGGCCGGAGAGGAATCGAAAAAGAAGGTACCGAAGGAGAGGAAGGCGGCGGAGGAAAGGTGGTAGTTGTTGAAGGAAGAAAGTCAGTATCCCACATTGAAACGAATTTATCATCAGTGATTTCGTTTCTTCAGGTGAAAGTTTTGGTTGCCGACATGCCAGGGTTCATGCAAGTGCATGCCTTCCGCTGTGCCAGAAGAACTTACGATAGCTTAGAGAAGTTTAGCTCAAGGCACGTCGCTTATAACATCAAGAAG GAATTTGATAAAGTTTATGGACCGGCCTGGCATTGTATTGTGGGCTCAAATTTCGGCTCATTTGTTACACATTCAACAGGTTGCTTTCTTTATTTCTCAATGGAGAAGTtgtacattttaatatttaaaacaaaagtTAGGAGGGTTGAAAATTAA